In Lytechinus pictus isolate F3 Inbred chromosome 17, Lp3.0, whole genome shotgun sequence, the genomic window GAGGTGTGAGTCCTTTGGAGCTAACGAAAGTGAGGATAAATATAAATTCATGACTAGTTCCGACCATTTTGATTGTGCTGAATATGTTAAcagtttttaatgaaatgtgaaTGCATGAGTGACTAGACacttaaaatatatttctcatCGTTTcttctgaaattttttttatatattttttttaatgatttgggTCTTTTTTATAATCCCATTAGATATAAATGAATGTCAGCAGACCGGTGAACAATATCCGTGCGACGCCCTCAACGGTGGATGCACAAATACCAAGGGTTCATACTTCTGTACGTGTGCTTCTGGATATCGCCTGAATATTGATGACACTTGTCAAGGtataaaactaaaaatatttcacttttatttaataaaggggggggggggtctctcttttgtcaattaaaaaaaacgggaccgttggtttgatttttttctttattcctaTCATTCACATCATACATTTTCATATAACAAACACAATGCATTGATTagcttttgactttctaaatataggcctaatgatAAAAGTGATTTTATCCCTTATTTGTGCGGGTTGTTCGTTTAAGCCccctttttgcatttttttttggggggggcacaATGTCATGCACTTGATAATATATTACTGAACCGATCTTGTCAACAGAAGTGATTCAAGCATCTTCTTCAACCATGACCATGAAGTCAACAGACATTTTGCCACCTAGCAAACAAACCGGTTTATCAAAGGCTGCGACATATGGTAAGTTCATTCGTTATTTTATCAGAATTTACACATTAAATGGTGCAGTTGATATTAATAAAATCATTCAAGCAATACCAGAGTCGTGcgattattcatgttattggcTCCGAGTCAGAAACAGTGtaaagaaaattgttgattttctGGCATCTTGAATTAgaataaataaaggaaaaaaactATAGGAAAAGCGGAAACTGAGCTTGCCTAGACGAAAATTACATTGGCAAAATGAGTACGGAGGTTCCTGCCAAAAAAAGCACTTGCATAATTATGTGAGAGGCTAGCCCCTGCCTCGATACATGTATAGATGTACCCTAAAAATTGAGAATActactttcagaatttgtctttCACTCCAACCAGGTTTATTCGGATTCTTAATCGTCTTGGTATTCTGTATCCTCCTGGTTTGTATCATCGTGACGTTAAGAATGCAGAAATACAGGTATGTCTTACAGTACACTGAAATACATTTGAAATGTCAAATGGTGgtcaaaatgtatatataattatttgtttttttaataacatattaCTATTATCAAAATTAGTCATAATTATTTGCAAGGGCGGCGGAAAGTATTTTCGTTGGGAatgaggtaaaaaaaagtaaaaagggcACTTGGGTGCAAACAGATATTATCACCATTGCATTTCGTTCTGATCGGAGTAAAGCAGCTGTGTGTTTCCTATTCGTTAAGTATGTTAAGTTCAGCAAAACTATTTAGAAGGGATATCTGATTAAATGTATGTTTTGATATTTAAGTAATTTTGATTTGCCAACCGAAAATGTGTTGCTTCGGaaagggtatttcattttgaatgaaaagatgCACATTTCCTCttgaaaaggggacattttttCCCGATTGTGAGGTTTGGTAGATCCCAGTTTTCCACTGTAAATGAGAAAACTCTAAAAGATACAAGTCTTCAGAGCTCAAATTCTTCTGGCACGTTAAGAGTTAACACCTGTGGTCGAATCAACTGATAGAGGCATTGAAATATTTTCGTGTTGAATCCAGCATAACGGTCTAAGATTGTGAAATATTTGGTAACATTTTAACAGTCAATCTGAATTTGTTCCACTGATCACGtggtaatataatataatataataattgttcatattCGATGACAATGAGCTGATAATtagaatatacatatatatatatatatatatatatatatatatatatatatatatatatatatatatatatatatatatatatatatatatatatatatatataaattgctACACGCATCTCTAGGCGATCAGCAAAAGAATCCAGCAGAAGTCAGATGGCCGATAAGAATTCTGATACAGCAACTCAGAACTGTTACAACGGACCACAGTTCGATGGGGAAGCGTATTTGGAACTTGACACTGTCCCTGGCTCGCGAACTCAAGGAGGATCTTCAAGCAATCAGGATGGACTATACGAAACACCACAACCTGTTGTCAATGACGACAAAACCTACGAAAATATTCGAATATAGATTGATTTAATCCATCCAATGATAAAAACCTATTCCCAATGCGTTGGCATAATGTAAAACCCTGAATATAATGGAACCCATGGTTCGTACATTATCAAAGGTATTTTTGTATTAAGCAGATAAATCACATCGGGTATATAATGATTACTATTAATGAACTGAACTCTACGGCCCAAATTCACGAAATATTCTCAAACCAGGTGGCATGGCACAGCCATGGACAAGTATCCAGATTCatcgtacactgtaaaaatcaTTGCAACTTGCCGAACTACTCTCCACTGTAAATGTTACAATGTGTTGGTGTTAAAATACACTGGCCGTTAAATTTATTTGTGGtaaatttttcatttgttatcaCCGGAGATAATACTGATTCACTGTAACAGGTAACATATAGGGTGCTGGTATAGCTCATAAAACGAGTAATGTGCCCCAGTATCAATCCATATCTTTTgtataatattttctaactaaacccgaaaatttgatatttactaaGTTTTTGAAGGAGTATAAAGATTTAAACTTATTAAGGTCTTGATTCCGTTATGAGTCTAGTAAGAGAGCCCCAAAATTTTTCACTGTGTCACTCTACCTGACTTTCAGTTTGGCGAACTTCAAACTACAgcagaaacaaaaaataaataattgcatGACACGTATAGCGTAACCATGTTTTAGTATAAGTTCaagtttaatttttcatttccattatcaacattataagcaaattcaaatcaaacatacattataaatataaacaagtacaaatgaaatatgataataatgattacaaatCAATTACGAGTTCCAAAACATTTGTAAAAAAGATTTAACAAAATCtgatatggaaatgaggggatccactaaaaagcattgcttgtaGAGCGTGGATCCTAAGATAATAtattaaacatttgaaaaattggACTCATTCGcaagtttaaataaaataagttaaaaTGGAATATTGGGAATAATAATAAGATGGTGAGAAATAGcgagaaataattaaaaaaagatgacaGAGATACGGGACGatactaaaaacaaaaaagaaaacaaagacatGACGAAGAATAGAGGGAAGAGAGAAGGAATAAAGCACTGAAAGGGGAGCGAGATAGGAAGAGACTAAGAGGGCAAAGATAcgtggggagagagagagagggagacacacacacacacagatatATATGTAGAGAGAAAGggtcagaaagagagagagagagacgggggggggggtcaagaaCGAGAGTGCAAACGTGGATCAAAGAGAGTGTGACTTAATAGCGTGCTTAGACAATACTAAAAATATTCAAACTAATTAATTACTTTGGTACGACagtaacataaatatttttagttttCTCTCGAAAAGCATCATTTTGATAATATAGCTAAAAAATACGCATATACATGTCCACTAAAGAGTGTGTTATTTTGGAAAAAGGACGAAATTAATTTTAGATTAAACTGAAGCACGGTCATTatactttgtttaaaaaataccgAATTTATACGGCTAAATTGTGGttaaatttcagcattttgataTTGTGGCCCTATAGACTAGTCTCCTTGTGTAATTTCATTCAGCAAGACATTTATCCACATTTTACCGTAcgcaacccaggtgaggtaaatgagtACCTGACAGAATTTATACTTTGAAACGCTCGGTAATTTCcttcaaaaaagttattaaGCAGTTATAGGCCTTGtcatttctttcttatttttagttttgttgaTACCTTGTTTATTGTGtcgtatccccccccccccccccattgtgaTTATCTCTTATCCTTTAATTTTTACCATAATGTGTCAGATGCTGGAAAACGGTTGCTTCAAGCACAAGCAATTGCACGCCAAGCAAAAGATAATGCCTCGGCAatttgctttattccgtatgcATACCCCTTTGTTTGTGCTTAAAACCCTTTTCTTGCCCTCAAAAAGTAATTGCTGGCGGTTTGAAGAATAGCGACGTCACACTGGTGCGAACACGCCTATCAGAACAAAAAACGGGACTCGAACGCGTAAGTGTGGCAGTGCAAAATACCGCTTCATACTGTCTGCCTGAAACATCTTTTTCTCAGACGTGGTGTCAAACTTTTCTCGTAtctaattaatgaattaatagtTGGCATTCATTTTGCATAGGAAgaaaacatgtacatataggcTACTGTACACGTTCGGGTTCtctctctacatgtatatacatactCTCTACATAAACATAAGACGCGAACGGGATCAAGCAAACGCTCAAGCTGCTCTGAAGAAgcttgaaaacaaaaacatgcaAGCAAATGCTTAAACGCACAAGCAAAATGTTCGTTTTATGCATACGCTTTCTAGCTTAATCGTAAAGCAAAACGCTGGTAGGCAATTAGAAGTTGCTTGAGCTTACTAGCAAAAGCTTTTGCTCGCTCATTATTGTGCATTCGGAATCAAGCAAAAGTGAAGCAAAAGCCTagcaaaagcaattgctacCCTTTTTTACTTGAAcatgagtaatcaagtattactgagaTCCCTACCCGACTTTTAAGTCACATGAggaagatcaaaggtcatttagggtcagcgaactttggtcatgttgggggtatttgttattTTCCATCATGacattgaaagtttatagatctggttcatgaaacttggacataagagtaagtATCACGGAACATCATTTGTGagcttcaggtcacatgaccaaagtcaaaggtcatttagggttaacAAACGTTGGCCAGGCATGTTGGAGGTATTtgctgaattgccatcataactttggaaatttatggatctagttcgaAACGTAGACATTAGAGTAATCttgtatcattgaacatcctgctcgagattcaggtcacatggcaaATTTAAAAGGTCATCTAGCGTCAATGAACGTAATTTTTTATTATCGTATgaattgtgtttatttttttaataactattAATAGCtgtttttcaaagtcaacaCTGCCGCTCTATTGAatggcgtaatgcaggcgagactgccagaggcactccacttgtttaatcatgtttatgcacTTGAGGGAGAACCCACAGGTGTACCGTAAcctatttgtatttgttttcttcctAATAAGTGCAAACCAAATGCCACgtgtatatatttatcaaaAAGAAACGAGTTAATTTGACACCGCATCTGAGGGAAAGATTTTACAGGAAAGAAGCGGTAATTTCACTGCCACACCTTTGTGTTCGAGTCCTGCCTTTTCTGTGAGTCGTGTTAGAACCAACGTGACGTCGCACTAGCAAGGGGTTatgcatatgaaatatgaaattaagcAATTGCTGAAGCATGATCTTTTGATTGGCTAGCTATTGCTCGTGCTTGAatcaattgctactttttaaaCATCTGACCCATTAAcatgattttcaatatttcctATTGCAAATATCACTTACTTTACATTGTAAATGATTGTTTACCTTAACTGCTAAGGTAaagttaatttgtttatttagcAATCATTCAAAATATACAAGTCTTAATTGCTAGTCATTTTGTTATACATATTACGGTTCCACAactgtttccattttcatatggTTTTTAAAAGGTTTTAGTTACTATTTTGTTCgatttgattatttgatttatttttacataGTTATAGCAATTGTGCATTGGCATTTTTTTAGCATGATTCAAAATTACATTTAACTCTGCGAGACACCCCAGATCAGTAATCAGTAAATTCGGTTGTACAAAGCATTTTATTGTGTATCAGTAAGGAtaaatagttgtaatgtttaatgttttgttGCTCAAGTTAAAATTGTTATATATTCCAGTTTACTTTTCATTATTCGTATTATGGATGCGGCGCCTTATATAAtaaattgttttatcattcGTTTATTGAAGAGCATGTTATTTAGATTGTGTGTTTTGTCCCTTATCTATGAATTTCTAGTTCCATCAGGAGCAGGGGGTGGCTGCCCTAGTTACATTTCAAGGAgtgaaaagcaaaaacaaaaaagggggtggatggaaaaaaagagggaaattaGGAAGAGCGGCCTTGGTCTATTATTACGGAATTTTTGCTCGGCGACGTACGGAGGGTTCTCGACGTATTTTCATACTATGCCcttcatgaaaaataacattcaagaagtttttgtcgaaaatttgCAAAACAGAAGTTACGTCCATGACTTTTAACAAACGACATAATCTGCAagttttcgtcagctccgaaattTAATACGAAACTGccgttccggttcaccaattttcgacagaGGCCTgccaataagcctgttcacggttgtaaactgcgcacgagcagaaaaaggtcatttgagataaaccatgaaggtggctttcaaatccactgacataggcatttgtgatttgatgattattcatgtattcctttcaaaatattcatccaagctgaagagtaatgagccttcataatcactggtatttgacagtagcctaaacaatagtaaaatgtgccaaaggcagacaataaaacagatttccaaactttatccctgatgtactattctagtcacctggactatacaatgccttttgttcttagaatttgaataatctaccggtaaagcttacgcaacatctacatttgaaaatgatagtgcttatcccaatgaaaaatcacaaaggtcatttgagaaaagttgatcatgagctaaccgtgaactcgCTTATTATGCTCTTCCTTGTCATTTTACGGGCATGTTCAATACATTATGGTGATCTTTGGCCTTCGTGGAACTAAACTCCTATTAAACATGTTAGGCACCTTGTCAAAGTAATTAAGAGCCGCGTCTTTCATGCAAgaattgggacctttcgcaaacctcacggacgctaatatttgggtcccctaacacaaaagttaacgcttaatcatacacatgatttttaagattgattgtacactaTAGTCAAAAGAAttaaacgtagaaaactgctctacaatcaatgctaagctttgtgttacagggggaggggggggggggttacaggccctacagatctgcttttcgtgtgcaaaattctttcccgcgacacccgcaccatacatgcacgTACATTACTACTggtggctggagatattcgaaatgcaggacctacaatagattatgacatggataagaaagtggtttttcaaacaaatcgagtacatattgagtgaggaaaaagttactgaattaaggcttagatatagatcattaccgtccatcgaatcgatattgcatttaatgtggatctctggcaattgattccatgggtcaaatcacctctccagcagaaaccatttcgcatgcgttgattatgtacacagcatgtatacgtctgAACAAGGAGTTACCTTGGTCTGAACACGTACCAGCCGAAAATTCTATTGTTTAcacctacacaaacgatatctAGCACACAAtttaatgggcattatgttttactttccccagaaatgggggattagattcgaattcccggggggaccacttccattgatgagcggataccaggcacgaccagatgcggtttcgaaaagcaccctaaacaagggaagcaaggcttttccacattatgaaaatgcatctctcaacaagtatttagcttgtgaaaccctacaagtattgaaaacatatcctccttttcagtattttaaacatcgtttttacacctttataacgttacataggcctatacgtaacgtatttgcccactctttccctttttacgcgtggtcgcgcctggtatccactcttcaatggaatagggccccccgggcggcctctcgagctctgggaggaaccaaatgtggctttggaaagtcgtcctaaatcggatatatcgctgttaccatagtagcaaccagaattttgcacacgaaacgcagattgaatgtttccgttccagatgcgaaacgaaaaaaaatcttatgtcAAACAATTTGCATTTCAgcacagagttttacgaccatgacgacaggcccaaaagtctcttccaaaatcaactaccgtcgcaaataagcgttcgcgttctccaacgaaaggtcgggaatgccacctttcgcaaacctCTACAACGCGACATTAGAGTCcggtaacacaaaacttagcgattgatcatagactcgattttctagattgattgtacattatagtcaatacaatcgaacgtagaaaactgttctacaatcattgatAAGCTTTGTGCtacaggccctatagatcttgcttttcgtgtgcaaaattatttcatacgATACCAGCATGCCATGCCATGCCATGCCATTTGCCTGCCTGAGCTCGCAGCGGGACTTtactatcatgactatcatGACTCGAACTGGCTGGAGACATGCGAAATGTAGATTGTGACATGGAAAAGAAAGTGGtctttcaaacaaatcgagtacatattgagtgaggaaaaacttactgaattcagactttgatataaatcattatagtccatcgaatcgatgttgcatctaatgtggattattggtggatccctggcaattgattccatgggtcagatcacctctccagctgaaccatttcgcatgcgctATGTACACAGCACTATGCAATAGGCTTATTCGTCTGAAACTCACCCAACTTTgcgtttctttcccttttcctcctacacaaacgatatgcctctagcacacaatgtaatgggcattatgtatTACTTTCCCCCGAAATGGgtgattagattcaaattttcGGGGGAACCACTTctattgatgagtggataccaggcgcgaccatggggtttcgaaaagcaccctaaacaagggaagcaagtcttttccagtttatgaaaatgcatcccttaacaagaatttggcttTTGAAACCCTACAAGACTTGTATTGAAAATGAAtccccttttcagtattttaaacatcgttttgacaccctaAACGTTACATATatgcctatacgtaacgtacttgcccactctttccctttgtACGCGTgctcgcgcctggtatccactcgtcaatggaagtgggcccccgggcggcctctcgagctctgggaggaaccaaatgtggctctggaaagtcgtgCTAAATCGGATatgtcgctgttaccatagtatttTGCACACGAACCGCAGATTGATGTTTCCGTTTCAGATGCGAAAGCTAAACAAAATCCTCATGTCACATAATTTAAATTGCAGGACAGCCTTTTACGACGGGCCCAagagtctcttccaaaatcaactaccgtcgtaaataagcgttcgcgttctctaACGAAAGGTAGGGAATCTAACCTCTTGGCGAGGCACTGTCGGTTGCTTCCCGAGCGAAACGAAGGATATAGCGAAACAGAGCGCAGCGAGACGACAGGGCCTCTCGACATCTGAACCGAATTTCACctactttcttttgtttttgtctcacctgcatagcagagtgagactataggcgccgcttttccgacggcgacggcggcggcggcggcggcgtcaacaccaaatcttaacctgaggttaagtttttgaaatgacagcataacttagaaagtatatggacctagttcatgaaacttggccataaggttaatcaagtattactgaacatcctgcctgagtttcatgtcacatgaccaaggtcaaaggtcatttagggtcaatgaacttagac contains:
- the LOC129280574 gene encoding scavenger receptor cysteine-rich domain superfamily protein-like, whose translation is MDNGTLSGFAVEYKDDLQVRLVNGGSDKEGRVEILYLGAWGTVCDDNWDLNDANVVCRMLGFERAENYSCCSAFGPGTGPILLDEVECEGTESNIGHCRRSDYETHDCDHSEDVGISCIAFDINECQQTGEQYPCDALNGGCTNTKGSYFCTCASGYRLNIDDTCQEVIQASSSTMTMKSTDILPPSKQTGLSKAATYGLFGFLIVLVFCILLVCIIVTLRMQKYRRSAKESSRSQMADKNSDTATQNCYNGPQFDGEAYLELDTVPGSRTQGGSSSNQDGLYETPQPVVNDDKTYENIRI